The DNA sequence AAAATGAAACTGGAAGTAAGAGTACTTCAAAAGGTGGCATGCAAAAGCCATCTTTTGACCTGGTTCTTGAACCCACAAGGAAAATTTACCCTCCAAAGTTGGGAATGGATGACGGTGTTACTCAAGAACATTTAGCTGGAGCTGATGAAGTGAAAGGTCCTCTGGAGACAACAATATCCAGGGAAATACCTGATGTCAGTCCATCTGAAAGGTTGGTTCTCCTAGAACAAGCTGATCTTCAAGCTTGTACTGAAAATGATGTAATGCTGGACTTGTCATCCGGTCCTCTATCTAAGAATGAGCCAAGTGGATGTAATTCATCAGCTCTGGAGAAAAAGGTAGATTCTGTGGACGCAAGTAAGAGTGGCTCTCACGAAGAACAAGATGCTAACACTGCATTGGTAGCTGATTCAACATTTGATTGCAAACATACAACATCTAGAAACTCACAGCACCACCAAGCAGATGCAATCTCAGAGAACATTGCTGAGACAAGTGGACATGATTCATCAGTGGCAGAGAGCAAGCTCAGCTGTATGGATACAAATGCTAGCAGCTTAAATGGAGAACAAGATGCTAACATAACATCAGTTGTTGGTTCATCCTGTGATTACAAACATACATCCAAAGCCTCACAGCACGATCAGGCTGAGGTGTTCTCAGACAACATCAATGGCGAAAGGACTCAGGATGGGATCCAAAATCTCGTGGAAGACGATGGAGGAAGAGCTGAACTAGGCCAAACTAATCCACAAGTTGAAATTCCATGTACGACTGGTGTTTTATCAGGGATTCCCTGTGACAGTGATGCACAATCTAGCAAGGAGAATCAGGAATTTTCTTGTAAAATGCTCAAGCCTTCATTAACCAGGTGAGGTTGCATGTGCTCTTTTTCCGTTCCATTTTCTTAAACTAAAGTACCAGTGACAccattattttttgtgaaaatattttaatccaCTCACGATATTGAACTATTCGGTATTTAACCGATGGCTTTTTATTTGTGATTGCTATGATGAGGCAGTCAGACAGCTAATCCATTGCAAAAGCcaattcaaaacataaaagagCCTCTCATGAAACGCCCACAGCCTTCAGTTCAGTTAAAGAAACCTGAATGTTCCATCCCAAAGGCGTCAATCCAGGAAACTTTGTCGTCATTAAGTAGTAAACAGATGAGCTCTGCTCTACCAAGTCTAGTTCAAGCAAGGtgtgtatattaatatttccGTAACTTGTTGATTTGTTCACTCTCTCATATGGCTTGGACAAAACAGGAGTGGTGATGCGACtcaaagtgagaaaaaattatcattGCAATGTTCTAAAACACTACTGAGGGGGATTATTCCACAAATTCAGAGCCAGAAAAGCTGCAGTCCTCTAAAGATTCATGGGTGAGGCTCAACTGATTGTTCGGATTGTTCGGATAActcaaattaatattgatattttcgtTAACCAACAGATCATGATAGTACTTTGAAACTAAGACTAGTAAGAAATTCTCTTTTGTTAGTCTGACAATTATGTCATTGTTAAACATTTGGCTTAGAGGCCCCCGTTGCCGATGAAAGATTGATCCTAAGATATCATCAAAAGGGTTTAGACACTCTCTTAAGTGGTTTTGTAGGCCTTTCTGTGGATGGTCTACACCTCTAAGCAAGCCTATTGCCGTTATATTCAGTATCATATCATAGTACTTTCATCTATTACACAAAAAATGGTGAATGATATTGTACAAGTCTAAGAAATTTTGACTTTATTTTGTGAACTTTTTACTGTTCAGTATGGAAACCAATCATAAACCAGCAGAAAGCAgtgaaaatccaaaattattagCATCTATACTGTCAAATAAAAACACTCCTGTGCAAGTGGATAAAACTTCTGCTATCGAAGGTGGTAGGAAGCTCCCTGATACACCTGCACTGAAACTCTCGAGGTGAAATCATCTTTGATCTTCAGGAGTCTAGCTATGGTTTAAATTGAGATTATATATTATCTACTGTCAACTTCTCTATCCAATCTTGAACTGGCAGATTAAGCATTGATTCAACAAAGCCACCAATTTTGACAAAGAGCAGGCCAGTTGAAAGCAGTAGTCAGAAAAGTGTTTCAGTTAGCAAATCGCCACTTGGTACTGCTAATATTCGGGACAAGTGTAAGCCAATGACTTCTACCCTATCTGTGAAGCGGACACTAGAGGTACGTTTATGATCGTTGTGTACTACCTTGTTCATCCAATGAATTTTGTCAGTGAAAATAATGTTATCTATGCATCATCATTCAGCTTGAGATATATAACTGACCACATAATGCATCTCTAAATGGACTTACATTCTTGTACAGGACGACACTGCAGATACTAGTTCCCTCCATCCAGCTAAACGTCTTTCGCCACAAGTAGCTAGGAGCAGGTACCCTATAAATCCATGTTTTATGATAGTATGTAGAGTTGCGACCTTCTAGGTTATAATATGCTCATGCCTGATGATCTGTGAAACGTGCAGGAGTTTCGTGGAAACATCAGAAAAGGTTCTGGACAAAAAGGTAATTTAGTGAGTTTAATGGAATAAGAATTAACTGCTACAAGGTAAAAGATTTGATGGCTCATATTTTCCAATTACTAGTCACCCATACCCATCAATCGCATGAAAGATGATCGCATCAAAAGCCCGACCAGCAACTGCCAAGTCGTTCCACTTGCCATCTCCCATGGCTTCAAGACTAAAGGATTAGAGATAACATCCTCGAAAAGAGATGATAGCAATATTAAACTGGCCAATGCTTACAGCAAGGAACTTGATGACGTAAGAATACTTGTCCGTTTCTTATTATTCCAGTTTTGAAGAAGCTGGAGTTGATTCACTTTTCCTTCACAAGTCAGCCGATTCTaggaaatataataatgttgcggtggtggtggtggtggtaaTTTTTTCCTTGCAGCTTTGCGATCTCCTcagcaaaaaaaatgatgaagcCAAAGAACTACTGGCTCGATCAGTATTGAACAGCAATAAGCTGATGATGCTCAACGCTCCCCTGTTGGAGGAGAAGATATCCTTTACTTCTATACATCTTTTTTCGTAATTCGTGCGAGTACAGTAGTGTTGGCCTTTACTAGTGATAACATCCGCGCAACGCAGAATTCTTTTGCCAGGTTAACACTCAGCAGCAACAAAGGATGAAATCATCAACTTGGGATATGAAGGTAGCATTTTCCCCCTCGGTCTCGATCTCGTCTCCGGTCACttgatttctattttacttatCTTGAACTTGAACTACGTTTTTCAGGTAACAGCATTATCAATGACTGTGGAGAAACTGAATCTGCTCTTACAGTTCAACGGCTTCGCACACATGAGCGTGGTCTCATCTCATCGTTTGCAGTGGTAATTCAATAATGCACCTTCTCTTTCAAGTATCGAAAAATACTTGTTTCATAAGATCAATAGTGACGCCCggttaaataaaaataatcatatagtCTTATATATTGTGGACATTTTACTTTGAAATAACAACTCTTCAAAGaaacataattgaaataaattaatatcgcaactttgaaaaattaattcgATAATATGATACATAGAAGAATGAAAGGACTAAAAAGCCACATTATTTATTTGGGACGTATGttgaaaatcaataaattagaacacgacaatatttaaataacatTCTTCAGAAAAACATGGTAATtgaagtagtagtaaaatttattgcAACTTTGATcgattgaaaaataaaaggtgTAAAAAATATCCGACTTACCGGATTCGAACCAGTGACCTAAGGATAGCCATGAACACACTACAGTCCTCCGCTCTACCAACTGAGCTAAGGTCGGATGTGCTGAGTTTTgtatcaattatttatataatgtttaaattgAGGCCCAACTAAACATGTGTCTTGCACTTGAAGCCCAATAGTGGGATTGGGCTGAGCAGAACCTATTGAATTTTCCTGAGGATTAGAATTACCGGTTTTGGGTAGCAAGCAAATGAACATCGTCGTTTAAGACATTAAGTATGCGTTGAAGTCGATGTCATATTTAGATTCAATTTAGTTCTTGTTGGCTTTCAAGTCATCTTTTGGATCGATGTGAAGCAAATGGTTGTACATTGAACCAAAAAAATCTTagatgaaatttaaaaaagaaaatcaacatTCTCACTCCGAAAAGAATGAACTACGAGGGTCGACTATCCatcaaatttatatagtactccctccattctatTACATGTGAGACATTTTTTTGGGGCATAGGTTTTtaggagtaaaataaattagagagataaagtgttactttttgccataaagaGAAATGTCTCATTTATAGTGAGATGACCTAAAATGGAATACGTCTCACTTACAATGAGACAAagtgagtaataaaatattgttatggAATATGTGAGTGTCTTTGTGAAAGACTTgagtactataataatttatggGTAGAGTGAAATAATGTGGTGTGAACCACCGATTCTGGGTATTGTTTGATGATATAGTActgttaaaataaattgtacgTTCTGTAGAGAGATATTGTCATTGTAAATTAAatgagatttaaaatattttaccttTTGTGTTACAACCAATAGTAGGATCTACTACTATTAGACAATGTTAAAGTGGGTGTGTTTCTGTTATAATAATAAGATCGAGAAATATACAACTACACATACACTAGTAGTCTAATTCAACATAGATTATGTTGCATTATCGTCGAACAAATATGCATtgaatcaataattattttttttcatataatatcGAGCATTCTTTAATTGACTACGACAAAGCGTATATCCAAGTTCGAATTGTTTCCAATACATATGCAAATTGGAATATATAAGTTTAGTAATTCAACAACACTTTCTATGaatctaagagcatccgcaataaGTTTTGTAATTCAACAACACTTTCTATGAACGGGGAGgtctaaatttcaatattccaAAATTGAGAATTCGAATTACATCTGATGTAATACTATTATACGTTCATACTCATACTACGAAAACAATATCCTAAGTATTAGATTTAGACctatatttatgtaattttcgatacCAAGATTTGGAGTTGCATTATAT is a window from the Salvia hispanica cultivar TCC Black 2014 chromosome 1, UniMelb_Shisp_WGS_1.0, whole genome shotgun sequence genome containing:
- the LOC125202357 gene encoding uncharacterized protein At4g18490, with product MADPQKKKNVKEKDPMEDLDIGDDIFSWKSISMGEGDGLDFDFTPVSKGNKETFKFDKEDMDFNLDADFGKMASFDLDMSDLDISPQEKKEAKTKEKPQKSSSGTNKEKTDHFTFGIDFDDGFDDFGFDSVPRKEGTKVQSDKNNKESSPDFGFDSTPRKEGTKVQSDKNNKESSPDFGFDSIPRNEGAKVQSDKHNKESSPNFGFDSIPRKEGSKVQSDKNNKERTPDGSGCQDKEISTYKNETGSKSTSKGGMQKPSFDLVLEPTRKIYPPKLGMDDGVTQEHLAGADEVKGPLETTISREIPDVSPSERLVLLEQADLQACTENDVMLDLSSGPLSKNEPSGCNSSALEKKVDSVDASKSGSHEEQDANTALVADSTFDCKHTTSRNSQHHQADAISENIAETSGHDSSVAESKLSCMDTNASSLNGEQDANITSVVGSSCDYKHTSKASQHDQAEVFSDNINGERTQDGIQNLVEDDGGRAELGQTNPQVEIPCTTGVLSGIPCDSDAQSSKENQEFSCKMLKPSLTSQTANPLQKPIQNIKEPLMKRPQPSVQLKKPECSIPKASIQETLSSLSSKQMSSALPSLVQARSGDATQSEKKLSLQCSKTLLRGIIPQIQSQKSCSPLKIHGMETNHKPAESSENPKLLASILSNKNTPVQVDKTSAIEGGRKLPDTPALKLSRLSIDSTKPPILTKSRPVESSSQKSVSVSKSPLGTANIRDKCKPMTSTLSVKRTLEDDTADTSSLHPAKRLSPQVARSRSFVETSEKVLDKKSPIPINRMKDDRIKSPTSNCQVVPLAISHGFKTKGLEITSSKRDDSNIKLANAYSKELDDLCDLLSKKNDEAKELLARSVLNSNKLMMLNAPLLEEKIRATQNSFARLTLSSNKG